TACCCGTATGGTCGCCGGACCATCGTCTGGGTAAATCGgcagcagcctctcaaggcaaggGGCGTCGTCAATGACCAGCTCCCGGAAGGTGAAGACACCTTCGACGCTGATGCTCCTGAGGGTCGGCGAGCTGATGCACAGGCGACCGAAGCTCATGTTGTGCAGTGAGATGCTTTGGAGAACAGCGCAGCCGGAGATGACGCTTTGCAGAGTGTCCTCCGAGATGCCAACATTGAACAGCATGATCTGCTTGAGGCGCGGAAAgctcggaggcggcggcgcggccgggccGGGGAACCGGCAGCCGCCGAGCCTGAGCACGCACAGCGTGGGCGCGAAGCGCGCCAGCGGGTGCGGCGGCAGCGGGTAGTGGCTCCCCCACTCCAGGTTGGTGACCTCGAGGTCCTGCAGGCCGGCCAGCGACGCGGAGCGGAACCAGCCGTCGGCCTCGCCCGGGCCGCggggggagagggcgagggcgagccgGAGCGAGAGGCGGCGGGCCGGGCCGGGGTGGCCGGAGAGGATCCTGGAGACCAGCGCGGCCCGTGATTCGTCGTCGCATGCGAGGTCGGGGGCCGCCGCGAGGTTGAGCGGCGCGTCGGCGGAGCGCCAGAGGGGACGCCAACGGCGGGAGAGGGCCTGCGTGCGCGCGCCGTCCTTGGTGGGGAGGAGAGAGACGACGGTGCCGAGCACCGCGTCGGGGAGGCGGCTGATGAGGTCGAGGTCGAGGCcccccggcggcggcggatcctgcTGGCCGTCGGCTCGGACGGGCCTGCGCCTCTTCCTGACTTGCATTTCGGGGgtggccgccgccgcgtcctccttggccggcggtTGGCGAGCCTCGCGGCAGTGGGAGGGAAGGGGATTTGAAGTTTGACTTGTTCAGCAGTGAGGGGATTTAGGAAAGAGACGGAGGCAGCGGGCGAGCGGCGTCACAACGCAGCCCAGGCCCAGCCCCAGCCCGTTACTTACTCTCTCCTTCGCAATGTACGTACGGGCCCATTTTACAAACTTAATTTATATAAGCAAATAACTTCAACTTTTATCTTCAGAAAAATAATATTATTTTCTTCCTGATGTTGCGCATTCTTTGTTTGAGTTAAGGCAAGAGACCTACATATGACCAATGCTAATTGTGTAAGGATGTTATTATGTATGCAGTGTTGTCCATGTTACTTACGAAAAGTTTTCTACAACTGTTGTCCATGTTATTAGGTATGCAGCGTTAAATTATGTCTTTGCATGAAAATCACTACGAATTTAATCTTGTGTAAGCTTGTTGTACGAGCCCATAACTTCCTTTCACCTAGGAAAACCACATTTGCTAGTAGATGATTGGCAATTAGGGAACCTCTCAGCACCGTCTTGGTCTACTTACCCAATCAAATTGAAACAAAAACATAAAATGGATGTTCTTGTTAAAATAAACTTTGTCCTCTATGGATTGCTGGTTTTCTGATGTCACAAGGCCATATTTTCCAGATTTAAGAGTTGAAACTCTCAGATAAACAGTTAGTGCCCAGATTTAAGAGTTGGTACTCTCAGACGAGGGTTGattgtttcatgttattatattatcattttaatataatttttatattattttatattattttttctggactaacatattaatttaATGCCAAGTGTGAGTTCCTATTTTTTGCGTGTTAAAATAAGTTGCCAATTAAATATGATTTTCCCGCTAATATGCAGACCAGGAAGCTTCGTGAGACCTCAAGAGGACCAGCCAGGGACCCACATAGCCACGTTGTGTGGCCTGGGGGCGCCACCTGCCCGTGTGGGCCCCCCCTGAACCACTAGTCCACTCCAGGTACCCCCATGTTGCCCAAACATCATGC
This DNA window, taken from Triticum aestivum cultivar Chinese Spring chromosome 1D, IWGSC CS RefSeq v2.1, whole genome shotgun sequence, encodes the following:
- the LOC123178603 gene encoding F-box/LRR-repeat protein At1g06630; protein product: MQVRKRRRPVRADGQQDPPPPGGLDLDLISRLPDAVLGTVVSLLPTKDGARTQALSRRWRPLWRSADAPLNLAAAPDLACDDESRAALVSRILSGHPGPARRLSLRLALALSPRGPGEADGWFRSASLAGLQDLEVTNLEWGSHYPLPPHPLARFAPTLCVLRLGGCRFPGPAAPPPPSFPRLKQIMLFNVGISEDTLQSVISGCAVLQSISLHNMSFGRLCISSPTLRSISVEGVFTFRELVIDDAPCLERLLPIYPDDGPATIRVIRAPKLEVLGFLSQGIFRLHLGTTVFQRMIAVTMTTKMRALKILVLECAPNLDLVVDFLKCFPCLEKLYVIFSEGKDMNIAGKYDQLDPIECLELHLKEVVLKNYCGGHRLYIDFAKFFLSNAKVLRKMEIGGRYNYKSNCNIDDWMCYLRRQLQLVNRASEDARIEVKVNKFTRHVRTHDLSVADPFD